Proteins from a genomic interval of Candidatus Kapaibacterium sp.:
- a CDS encoding DUF268 domain-containing protein, with the protein MRKFNNGFKDNAYLAYRWLSQFLDPIKFVGAFPRYFRFFGDWIRYRNAVGAEKIRFMDTYPNLHDRMETTPFDRHYFYQDIWAYKKIYDSKAPEHIDVGSSIKTIGLLTAVTHVTFVDIRPLNANLSNYKSVAGSILEMPYESDSVNSLSCLHVAEHIGLGRYGDPLDPLGTKKACKELQRILAPTGNLYFSLPVGKPRLCFNAHRIHSPAQIFEYFDELQLVELSGIDDDGNFIQNIDISILENSDYACGLFQFTKK; encoded by the coding sequence ATGAGAAAATTCAACAACGGATTCAAAGATAATGCCTATCTTGCATATAGGTGGCTTAGTCAATTTCTAGACCCAATAAAATTTGTAGGGGCATTCCCGCGGTATTTCCGTTTCTTTGGTGATTGGATTCGCTATCGAAACGCTGTAGGTGCAGAGAAAATTCGATTTATGGATACTTATCCTAACCTTCACGACCGAATGGAGACCACTCCATTCGATAGGCATTACTTCTACCAAGACATTTGGGCATATAAGAAAATTTACGATTCGAAAGCACCCGAACATATTGATGTAGGGTCGTCTATCAAAACTATCGGATTGCTAACAGCGGTTACCCACGTTACATTTGTGGACATTCGCCCATTGAATGCGAATCTTAGCAATTATAAATCTGTCGCAGGGAGTATTCTCGAAATGCCCTACGAGAGTGATTCGGTAAATTCGCTTTCTTGCTTACACGTTGCCGAGCATATTGGATTGGGGCGTTATGGCGACCCGCTTGACCCTTTGGGTACAAAAAAAGCATGCAAGGAATTGCAAAGGATATTGGCTCCAACCGGCAATCTCTACTTTTCGCTACCGGTCGGGAAACCAAGACTATGCTTCAATGCACACCGAATTCATTCACCGGCTCAAATTTTCGAATATTTTGACGAACTTCAGTTAGTCGAACTTTCCGGAATTGACGATGACGGCAATTTCATCCAAAACATAGACATTTCCATTCTCGAAAATTCTGATTATGCTTGCGGGCTGTTTCAATTCACGAAAAAATAG
- a CDS encoding TlpA family protein disulfide reductase — MKNAQIFLISVIFLAIGFTMVTIAQDSGKKLASARVKDMRGQTVNTTDFNNDGKPMIVSFWATWCKPCLQELNNISDVYPDWQEQTGVKLIAISIDDSRNSKKVAPFVRGRNWKYEVYIDENSDFKRAMNVANPPHTFLLNGKGEIVWEHNGYAPGDEKKLFQEVKKLVGKK; from the coding sequence ATGAAAAATGCTCAAATATTCTTAATAAGTGTCATATTTCTGGCAATAGGATTCACAATGGTGACGATTGCTCAAGATAGCGGCAAGAAATTAGCCTCTGCAAGAGTCAAAGATATGCGGGGTCAGACTGTAAACACTACAGACTTCAACAATGACGGCAAGCCGATGATTGTCAGTTTTTGGGCTACATGGTGCAAACCTTGCCTTCAAGAACTAAACAATATCTCAGACGTTTACCCTGATTGGCAAGAGCAAACAGGCGTCAAACTCATTGCCATTTCGATAGATGATTCGCGTAACAGCAAAAAGGTCGCTCCTTTTGTACGCGGACGTAATTGGAAATATGAGGTATATATTGACGAAAATTCTGACTTCAAACGTGCTATGAATGTTGCAAACCCACCTCATACTTTTTTGCTCAACGGCAAAGGTGAAATTGTTTGGGAGCACAATGGTTACGCACCCGGCGACGAAAAAAAGTTATTCCAAGAAGTGAAAAAATTAGTCGGCAAAAAGTAA
- a CDS encoding T9SS type A sorting domain-containing protein — protein sequence MNIFRHILIFLSVLMFSPSLFGQSLELVEGSGFAEGTVEDVNPLAAYATFKNVTEQPIWFKIFMLTEGITEGHTAALCWQVCYEYTDLNFESPEAYPLDAFESSFHGDFSAYLLPYKFLGMDENFEPQYSDPVPGESLIRFEFVNTEDPGDVLVYEVLFRVLNPGNVEDAAIEIVKIAPNPASYFVGVTLDEVQAQTASKIEIYDSIGNLVSSVNMMGIGNYANINVSSLSQGIYHLNLVNTDGSRSKFRTIAIQR from the coding sequence ATGAATATTTTTCGACATATATTGATTTTTCTTTCAGTTTTGATGTTTTCGCCTTCACTTTTTGGGCAATCACTAGAGCTTGTAGAAGGCTCCGGATTTGCAGAAGGAACAGTTGAAGACGTGAACCCTCTTGCTGCTTACGCAACTTTCAAAAACGTTACAGAACAGCCTATATGGTTTAAAATATTCATGCTTACAGAAGGAATCACAGAAGGTCATACTGCAGCACTTTGCTGGCAAGTTTGCTACGAATATACTGACCTAAACTTCGAATCTCCCGAAGCTTATCCTTTAGATGCATTCGAATCTTCATTTCATGGTGATTTTAGTGCTTATCTTTTGCCTTACAAATTTTTAGGTATGGACGAAAACTTCGAACCTCAATACTCAGATCCCGTTCCAGGCGAAAGCTTAATCAGATTTGAATTTGTTAATACTGAAGACCCGGGAGATGTGCTTGTTTACGAAGTCTTATTCCGAGTCCTAAATCCCGGAAATGTGGAAGATGCAGCTATCGAAATTGTAAAAATTGCACCGAACCCTGCTTCATACTTCGTAGGCGTTACTCTTGATGAAGTTCAAGCTCAAACTGCTTCCAAAATCGAAATCTATGATTCAATCGGAAACTTGGTGAGCTCTGTGAATATGATGGGAATCGGCAATTATGCTAATATTAACGTTAGCAGCCTATCGCAAGGCATCTATCATTTGAATTTGGTCAATACTGACGGCAGCAGAAGTAAATTCCGCACGATAGCAATCCAAAGATAA
- a CDS encoding aminodeoxychorismate synthase component I, translating to MLDFVHKANEYGSIGLPFFFLVDFELEKPIIMPLDSLADEGIFFDFEGQANSSITNMISKDFAFEKHPVSREVYTQAFVKVLENINYGNSYLTNLTFASEIECDLDFETIFANSEAKFKLLFRDEFVCFSPEIFVKIIDGKIFSYPMKGTIPSEIPNALEIIMADKKEEAEHNTIVDLIRNDLSIVSEKVEVLRFRYPDYLHTNTKNLIQISSEICGSLSNNWQSRIGNILAALLPAGSVSGAPKKRTLDIIAQAESDKRGYYTGVAGIFDGNNLTSCVLIRFIENRAGKSYFRSGGGITSLSDLESEYQELIDKIYVPIHRNT from the coding sequence ATGCTTGATTTTGTACATAAAGCAAATGAATATGGCAGCATCGGGCTGCCATTTTTCTTTTTGGTTGATTTTGAGCTTGAAAAGCCAATTATAATGCCCTTGGACAGCTTGGCTGATGAGGGAATATTTTTCGATTTTGAAGGGCAGGCAAATTCCTCTATCACAAATATGATAAGCAAGGATTTCGCCTTCGAGAAGCATCCCGTCAGTCGCGAAGTCTATACTCAAGCATTTGTCAAAGTGCTCGAAAATATCAACTATGGCAATTCATACCTGACAAATCTAACTTTCGCCTCAGAAATCGAGTGTGACTTGGATTTCGAAACCATTTTCGCAAATTCGGAAGCAAAATTCAAATTGCTATTCCGTGATGAATTCGTTTGCTTTTCGCCGGAAATTTTTGTCAAAATCATTGATGGCAAAATCTTTTCATATCCGATGAAAGGCACAATTCCCTCCGAAATTCCAAATGCTTTGGAAATCATAATGGCTGATAAAAAGGAAGAAGCGGAGCACAACACGATTGTGGATTTGATTCGCAATGATTTATCAATCGTCTCCGAGAAAGTGGAGGTTCTTCGCTTTCGCTATCCCGATTATTTGCACACAAACACAAAAAATCTAATCCAAATAAGCTCCGAAATTTGCGGCTCTTTATCGAATAATTGGCAAAGCCGCATTGGAAATATTTTGGCTGCATTGCTTCCGGCAGGTTCGGTCAGCGGCGCCCCCAAAAAAAGAACTTTAGACATCATTGCCCAAGCCGAATCAGACAAACGTGGCTATTATACAGGTGTAGCCGGTATTTTCGATGGCAACAATTTGACTTCATGCGTTCTAATACGTTTTATCGAAAATCGTGCCGGCAAAAGCTATTTTCGCTCCGGTGGTGGAATTACATCTTTGAGCGATTTGGAAAGCGAATATCAAGAACTAATTGACAAAATCTATGTCCCCATTCATCGAAACACTTAG
- a CDS encoding aminotransferase class IV — protein MSPFIETLRIRNGDIPNIDYHQSRMTRTIFAHYNLGNIPFLEFEIRDRANELDADITYKCRVTYGKSIEKIEFEKYDIKRQIAIKAVTANNLHYSFKYADRSIFQKLLEQNPDYTDVLIIKNGCVTDTTYANIVFVRDGKMFTPSTPLLAGTMRQSLLDTGLITVELIRREDLAGFDKFLLINSMMDLDESPIYDISLISV, from the coding sequence ATGTCCCCATTCATCGAAACACTTAGAATCAGAAACGGTGATATCCCCAATATTGATTATCACCAAAGTCGCATGACGCGAACAATATTTGCACACTACAATTTGGGCAATATACCTTTTCTCGAATTTGAAATTCGCGACCGTGCTAACGAACTTGATGCAGACATCACGTACAAATGCAGGGTCACTTATGGTAAATCAATCGAAAAAATCGAATTTGAAAAATATGATATAAAGCGTCAAATTGCAATCAAGGCTGTTACGGCAAATAATTTGCATTACTCCTTCAAATATGCCGACCGCAGCATTTTTCAAAAGCTTTTGGAGCAAAATCCGGACTACACCGATGTATTAATCATCAAAAATGGATGCGTCACCGATACGACTTATGCAAACATTGTGTTTGTCAGGGATGGCAAAATGTTCACACCCTCAACACCTCTTTTGGCAGGTACGATGCGACAATCATTGCTTGACACCGGATTAATTACCGTAGAACTCATCAGAAGGGAAGATTTAGCCGGATTTGATAAATTTTTACTTATAAATTCAATGATGGATTTGGACGAATCCCCAATTTATGATATAAGCCTTATTTCGGTTTAG
- a CDS encoding tyrosine phenol-lyase has translation MFKKHIPWAEPYKIKVVEPLKMTSREDRVKAIHEAGYNTFLLRSEDVYIDFLTDSGTNAMSDAQWAGMMMGDEAYAGSKNFYRLESAVQKYYGYKHLVPTHQGRGAENLLSQAMIKPGDYVPGNMYFTTTRFHQEKAGATFIDVIVDEAHDTASLHPFKGNIDLQKYEDLINRVGADKIPYICVAATVNMAGGQPISMENIRAVKALSDKHGIKVMLDATRAVENAYFIQQREEGYSDKSVAAILLELSGYSDGATMSGKKDLLVNIGGFVAVNDWDLFEELRNMVVVYEGLHTYGGLAGRDMEAMAIGLEEAVQDQNIGARVRQVEYFGKLLEKADVPFIKPVGGHAIFLDAKQFYPHIDQEQFPAQVLAADLYVESGVRAMERGIVSAGRDIVTGKNHKPKLELVRLTIPRRVYTQAHFDVVAYYVEELYKKRHEAKGLKMVYEPKYLRFFQARFERL, from the coding sequence ATGTTTAAAAAACACATCCCATGGGCAGAACCCTACAAAATCAAGGTCGTAGAGCCCTTGAAAATGACAAGCCGTGAAGACAGAGTCAAAGCGATTCACGAAGCCGGATACAATACATTTTTGTTGAGGTCGGAAGACGTTTACATTGATTTCCTGACTGACAGCGGCACCAACGCTATGAGCGATGCACAATGGGCAGGAATGATGATGGGAGACGAAGCTTACGCAGGCTCCAAAAATTTCTACAGGCTCGAATCAGCTGTCCAAAAATATTATGGTTACAAGCATTTAGTTCCAACCCACCAAGGTCGCGGAGCCGAAAATTTGCTCTCGCAGGCAATGATTAAACCCGGCGATTACGTACCGGGCAATATGTATTTCACTACAACCAGATTTCACCAAGAGAAAGCCGGTGCTACTTTTATAGATGTCATTGTTGACGAAGCCCACGATACTGCATCACTCCATCCTTTCAAAGGCAATATTGACCTGCAGAAATACGAAGATTTAATCAATCGCGTTGGTGCAGACAAAATCCCCTACATTTGCGTTGCTGCTACTGTCAATATGGCAGGCGGACAGCCAATCTCGATGGAAAATATTCGTGCCGTCAAAGCATTATCCGACAAACACGGCATCAAAGTCATGCTCGATGCAACTCGTGCCGTCGAAAACGCCTACTTTATCCAACAACGCGAAGAAGGCTACAGCGACAAATCTGTGGCTGCAATTCTGCTCGAATTGTCCGGCTATTCAGACGGTGCCACAATGTCCGGCAAAAAGGACCTGCTCGTGAATATTGGCGGATTTGTAGCCGTCAACGATTGGGACTTATTCGAGGAATTGCGGAACATGGTCGTAGTTTACGAAGGTCTCCACACTTACGGCGGATTGGCGGGTCGCGACATGGAAGCAATGGCGATTGGGCTCGAAGAAGCAGTCCAAGACCAAAACATCGGCGCCAGAGTTCGCCAAGTTGAATATTTCGGCAAGCTCTTAGAAAAAGCAGACGTGCCATTCATCAAACCCGTCGGCGGACATGCGATTTTCTTGGATGCAAAACAGTTCTATCCGCATATTGACCAAGAGCAATTCCCGGCACAAGTCTTAGCCGCCGACCTCTACGTCGAATCCGGCGTTAGAGCAATGGAACGTGGCATCGTTTCCGCAGGACGCGACATCGTCACAGGCAAAAACCACAAACCCAAATTGGAACTCGTTCGCTTGACAATCCCGAGACGCGTCTATACACAAGCCCATTTCGACGTCGTCGCCTACTACGTAGAAGAACTCTACAAAAAGCGTCACGAAGCCAAAGGCTTAAAAATGGTTTACGAACCAAAATACCTAAGATTCTTCCAAGCCCGCTTCGAAAGACTGTAG